Proteins from a genomic interval of Candidatus Borkfalkia ceftriaxoniphila:
- a CDS encoding UvrD-helicase domain-containing protein, with the protein MTDKNSMRFDFGQANDEQKKAIQHIDGPALIIAGPGTGKTFTLVKRVVYLIVEKGVKPENILIATFTEKAAKELITRITNELIRLNINVNINELYIGTIHSICLRLIKENVEFTRLKKNYRLMDEFDQKYMIYRNHKIFDEIPNLELIADRLSPWEKSKQLAYYFNAISEEMITVEDLLKDNDAAVQVLARAYEVYLKLLDEENAMDFSSIQVIAYNLLKDHDLIRNKIQEQIQYVMIDEYQDTNYVQEQLIFLIAAKHHNICVVGDDDQGLYRFRGATIRNILEFPNKWKDCAKFNLIENYRSERDIVNFYNDWMQSTELSGFKWQNFRYEKAIKPSKKNLIEGVPTVVKVSGQRNLENWGDNIIDFINKLKASHTITDYNQIAFLFRSVRNDRVKALADYLEKHGYNYMKLRYEVNIQACTLANAFAGKAVSKNWSSDLAERIGVPFDELFNEKITEEPYAYETIHKFKRIIRAVLSLAKKNRLVTDNYASADYINFPKRPPHKIECMTDEDAKRFYKFILDYPDIRYKTAMLLFLLTGFRRGEVAGLEWKDIDFEKSEITVCRSVTTVKEFGMIEKEPKTDMSKRTLAVPEVLIETLKEYHEWQINRRAELGDYMQENDYLFTQENGKRLYPSTFTGWLNKMLREANIDHYSLHSLRHTNITLQIAAGIPIVTVSARAGHARTSTTSDIYAYALRSTDRIAADKLGSIFSDEQKPTESPKPTEEEPLFDVDEQAVMAEFKRMKSEMKRLGFETMEEYKEYLEFLEMKKAKKKDFQM; encoded by the coding sequence ATGACGGATAAAAATTCGATGAGATTCGATTTCGGGCAAGCAAACGACGAACAGAAAAAAGCGATACAGCATATTGACGGACCAGCTCTTATAATCGCAGGTCCCGGCACGGGCAAGACTTTTACTCTTGTTAAAAGAGTTGTTTATCTTATCGTCGAAAAAGGCGTAAAACCAGAAAATATTTTGATTGCCACCTTTACGGAAAAAGCGGCAAAAGAGCTTATTACGCGTATCACAAACGAACTTATCAGGCTTAATATAAACGTAAATATAAATGAATTGTATATCGGTACGATTCACTCTATTTGTCTGCGGCTGATAAAAGAAAATGTCGAATTCACGAGATTAAAAAAGAATTATCGACTTATGGACGAATTTGACCAAAAATATATGATTTACAGAAACCATAAGATATTTGATGAAATTCCGAATTTAGAGCTTATAGCCGATAGATTAAGTCCTTGGGAAAAATCAAAGCAGCTTGCATATTATTTCAATGCTATATCGGAAGAAATGATAACCGTGGAAGATTTGTTAAAGGACAACGATGCGGCTGTTCAAGTGCTTGCCCGTGCTTATGAAGTATACTTAAAACTACTTGACGAAGAAAACGCTATGGACTTTTCGTCCATACAGGTTATCGCATATAATTTGCTAAAAGACCACGACCTGATACGCAATAAAATTCAAGAGCAAATACAATACGTTATGATTGACGAATATCAAGATACTAACTATGTTCAAGAACAGTTGATATTTTTGATAGCGGCAAAACATCACAATATCTGCGTTGTCGGCGACGACGACCAAGGCTTATATCGGTTCCGCGGCGCAACGATAAGAAATATTCTGGAATTTCCCAACAAGTGGAAAGACTGTGCGAAATTTAACCTTATAGAGAACTACCGTTCCGAAAGAGATATAGTTAATTTTTATAACGATTGGATGCAAAGCACCGAATTAAGTGGCTTTAAATGGCAAAATTTTCGTTATGAAAAAGCAATAAAGCCTTCCAAGAAAAACTTAATCGAAGGTGTACCGACGGTTGTTAAAGTTTCGGGACAAAGAAATTTAGAGAACTGGGGCGACAATATTATTGATTTTATCAATAAGTTAAAAGCAAGCCATACAATTACCGACTACAATCAAATAGCTTTTTTATTCCGTTCAGTTAGAAACGACCGCGTAAAAGCCCTTGCGGATTATCTGGAAAAACACGGCTACAACTATATGAAGTTACGCTATGAAGTAAACATACAGGCTTGTACGCTTGCCAATGCCTTTGCGGGTAAAGCCGTGAGCAAAAATTGGAGTAGCGATCTTGCCGAACGGATAGGCGTTCCGTTCGACGAATTGTTTAACGAAAAGATAACCGAAGAACCTTACGCATACGAAACGATACACAAATTCAAACGCATAATCCGAGCGGTACTTTCTCTTGCAAAGAAAAACCGTTTGGTTACGGATAACTACGCTTCGGCAGACTATATCAATTTTCCGAAACGTCCGCCACATAAAATCGAGTGCATGACCGACGAAGATGCCAAACGCTTTTACAAGTTTATTTTGGACTATCCCGATATTCGTTACAAAACGGCTATGTTATTATTTTTGCTGACAGGCTTTCGGCGCGGCGAAGTTGCAGGGCTTGAATGGAAAGACATTGATTTCGAGAAAAGCGAAATTACGGTATGTCGTTCGGTAACTACCGTAAAGGAATTTGGAATGATAGAAAAAGAACCGAAAACGGATATGTCGAAACGAACGCTCGCCGTACCCGAAGTATTGATTGAAACGTTAAAAGAGTACCACGAATGGCAAATTAACCGCCGCGCTGAACTCGGAGATTATATGCAGGAAAATGATTATCTTTTTACGCAGGAAAATGGCAAACGACTTTATCCGAGTACCTTTACGGGTTGGCTGAATAAAATGTTGCGCGAAGCGAATATCGACCACTATTCGTTGCACAGTTTAAGACATACGAATATCACTTTACAGATTGCCGCAGGTATTCCTATTGTAACCGTTTCCGCAAGAGCGGGACATGCCCGCACGAGTACGACGAGCGACATTTATGCCTATGCTCTGCGCAGTACCGACAGGATTGCGGCGGATAAGCTCGGCAGTATCTTTTCGGACGAGCAAAAGCCCACAGAATCCCCGAAACCTACCGAAGAAGAACCTTTATTCGATGTGGACGAACAAGCCGTTATGGCTGAATTTAAGCGTATGAAAAGCGAAATGAAAAGGCTCGGCTTTGAAACTATGGAAGAATACAAAGAATATCTCGAATTTTTGGAAATGAAGAAAGCAAAAAAGAAAGATTTTCAAATGTGA
- a CDS encoding Fic family protein: protein MKYLSVTETAKKWNISERSVRNYCALGKVDGAFLTGKTWNIPEDAQKPDRVNKKIELPTTLLEVLTAEKKAKLSGGIYHKVQIELTYNSNHIEGSRLTHDQTRYIFETNTIGIDGGAVKVDDIVETANHFKCIDLIIENAKKPITETFIKELHRTLKSGTTDARQDWFAVGDYKRLPNTVGDMFTAQPEEVAEKMKELLFEYNAKKEKTFDALLDFHYKFECIHPFQDGNGRIGRLLLFKECLKYNIVPFIIDEELKLFYYRGLNEWQNERGYLRDTCLMAQDKFKLYLDYFKVQY from the coding sequence ATCGGAACGGAGCGTCCGTAACTACTGCGCATTGGGAAAGGTTGACGGTGCGTTTTTAACGGGCAAGACTTGGAATATCCCCGAAGACGCGCAAAAGCCCGACAGAGTTAATAAGAAAATAGAATTGCCGACTACCCTTTTGGAAGTGCTTACGGCGGAAAAAAAGGCAAAACTTTCGGGCGGAATTTATCACAAGGTACAAATCGAATTGACGTACAATTCCAACCATATCGAAGGCAGCCGCTTAACGCATGACCAAACGCGCTATATTTTTGAAACGAACACAATCGGTATTGACGGCGGAGCGGTAAAGGTTGACGACATTGTGGAAACGGCAAATCACTTTAAGTGTATCGACTTGATTATAGAAAACGCTAAAAAGCCGATTACGGAAACTTTTATAAAAGAATTACACCGCACATTGAAAAGTGGAACGACGGACGCACGTCAGGATTGGTTCGCCGTCGGCGATTACAAACGATTGCCGAACACCGTTGGCGATATGTTCACGGCGCAGCCCGAAGAAGTTGCCGAAAAAATGAAGGAACTGCTTTTCGAGTATAATGCGAAGAAAGAAAAAACTTTCGACGCCCTTTTGGACTTTCATTACAAATTCGAGTGTATCCACCCTTTCCAAGACGGCAACGGACGCATCGGCAGACTTTTACTATTCAAAGAGTGCCTAAAATACAATATCGTTCCGTTCATTATCGACGAAGAATTAAAACTGTTCTACTATCGCGGCTTAAACGAATGGCAAAACGAGCGCGGTTATTTACGCGATACCTGCCTAATGGCGCAAGACAAATTCAAACTTTACCTTGATTATTTCAAGGTTCAATATTAA
- a CDS encoding VanZ family protein has protein sequence MLILSVESLMPGEKSAESSNGVSDKVDEVITDMTADAIKKIPPQSVRILTGDESAEVLILNCNSTFTPEIQILPTNTSVNYRKTVWTSSAENIVSVDANGQLNAKAIGTATVTISLEGYESVNDSIEIQVVEVFANDLQLHLTTSELPVGKTTALKAALSPANATSRGLTYKSSDKEVAEVSSAGIVRAKKEGKVTISVSYLSLTDKNGEKFAITREVTLTVVPNTEPNIPLEKIELFLEDNGSIFYDEGKDQYYVFAGESISQSVTLAPADATDRLLVWSSSDASVLQAGGEDGTCTLTPLKKGSATIRVSAAANSNVSTEFTLEVRNRTLGAVIGVQGGKSELKPTDRPNVFTLNISAGARGILFAVSAATEEFYIKYDTDEREIAEIYEDGTLSTYKSSAGTEEGYVTLKIIVSDNDSFSSDGGGLCETYEVRLTVSKQTFSENVSGWALFIRKLFGHFGAFLVLGIFAAGTFILFSKKNWKSLLIGFFFAIVFGFTFACVTELFQMDIFTSGRHASFDDVVIDCSGYMPAVLAIYGAVLITWFIIAIVRKSKKKRDIQDDLKGAE, from the coding sequence ATGCTGATACTCAGCGTCGAATCGTTGATGCCCGGGGAAAAATCGGCGGAAAGCAGCAACGGTGTGAGCGATAAGGTCGACGAGGTCATAACCGATATGACTGCGGACGCAATCAAAAAAATCCCGCCGCAATCCGTCCGTATATTGACGGGCGACGAGTCCGCGGAAGTTCTTATCCTGAACTGTAATTCGACGTTCACGCCGGAAATACAGATCTTACCTACGAATACCTCTGTCAATTATCGCAAAACGGTCTGGACGTCGAGCGCGGAAAATATCGTTTCGGTAGACGCAAACGGTCAACTGAACGCGAAAGCGATCGGTACTGCGACGGTCACGATTTCGTTGGAGGGGTATGAATCTGTCAATGACAGCATCGAAATACAGGTAGTGGAAGTTTTCGCGAATGATTTACAATTGCATCTTACGACAAGCGAATTACCCGTAGGAAAGACCACGGCACTGAAAGCGGCTTTATCGCCTGCAAACGCGACTTCCCGCGGTCTTACATATAAAAGTTCCGACAAGGAGGTCGCCGAAGTATCGTCCGCAGGGATCGTGCGTGCGAAAAAAGAGGGTAAAGTAACCATCTCGGTTTCCTATCTGTCGCTGACAGATAAAAACGGAGAAAAGTTTGCAATTACCAGGGAAGTGACCTTGACGGTCGTGCCCAATACCGAACCGAATATTCCTTTGGAAAAAATTGAATTGTTTCTGGAAGACAACGGCTCGATATTTTACGATGAGGGAAAAGATCAATACTATGTATTTGCGGGCGAAAGTATTTCGCAATCCGTGACCTTGGCTCCCGCAGACGCGACCGACCGTCTGCTCGTATGGTCGAGTTCGGACGCTTCCGTTTTACAGGCGGGCGGCGAGGACGGAACGTGTACTCTTACGCCTTTGAAAAAGGGCTCGGCAACGATCCGCGTCAGCGCGGCTGCAAACTCGAATGTTTCGACGGAATTCACGCTTGAAGTCCGTAACAGGACGCTCGGCGCCGTGATCGGCGTGCAGGGCGGCAAATCGGAATTGAAACCGACCGATCGGCCGAACGTATTTACTTTGAATATTTCGGCGGGCGCGCGCGGTATTCTCTTCGCGGTTTCCGCCGCGACGGAAGAATTTTACATAAAGTATGACACCGACGAACGTGAAATCGCAGAGATCTACGAGGACGGTACTTTGTCTACCTACAAATCTTCTGCGGGCACAGAGGAAGGTTATGTCACGTTGAAGATAATCGTTTCCGACAATGATTCGTTTTCTTCGGACGGAGGGGGACTGTGCGAAACGTATGAAGTCAGACTCACCGTCTCCAAGCAGACGTTCAGCGAAAACGTGAGCGGCTGGGCGCTGTTTATCCGAAAACTGTTCGGGCACTTCGGCGCGTTTTTGGTATTAGGCATTTTTGCGGCGGGCACGTTTATTTTGTTTTCCAAAAAAAATTGGAAATCACTGCTCATCGGTTTTTTCTTTGCGATCGTTTTCGGCTTTACCTTTGCCTGCGTAACGGAATTATTCCAGATGGATATATTTACGAGCGGGAGGCACGCGTCTTTCGACGACGTGGTCATCGATTGCAGCGGGTATATGCCCGCGGTCCTCGCGATCTACGGAGCGGTTTTAATTACATGGTTCATCATTGCGATCGTGCGGAAAAGCAAGAAAAAGAGAGATATACAAGACGATTTGAAAGGGGCGGAATAA
- a CDS encoding sodium ion-translocating decarboxylase subunit beta, translating to MQSGLLLNIGEMFNNLWEASGLSQGNWQNYVMILISFVLMYLAIVRKFEPLLLLPIAFGMFIINIPGAREVVWGVTDDAGHFVEGEDRGLLGYLYFGVEKVIYPPLIFLGIGAMTDFGPLIANPKSMLIGAAAQFGVFFTLFGAVVLGFDAAAAASIAIIGGADGPTAIYLTQALSKFTNEDLLATIAIAAYSYMALIPIIQRPIMKALTTKKERAIKMKQLRTVTKLEKIIFPLLVTLVVGLLLPDAIPLLGMLMLGNLMKESGVVDRLSSQAQNGLMNTITIFLGICVGCKAYGEVFLAFSTLKIILLGLFAFCMGTVGGLLMAKLMNKLSGGKINPLIGSAGVSAVPMAARISENVGREADPNNHLLMHAMGPNVAGVIGSAVAAGFLLACFGG from the coding sequence ATGCAGTCGGGTTTACTTTTAAATATCGGCGAGATGTTTAATAACTTATGGGAAGCATCAGGTTTGTCGCAGGGAAACTGGCAAAACTACGTGATGATATTGATCTCGTTCGTTTTAATGTATCTCGCGATCGTGCGGAAATTCGAGCCGTTGCTCCTGCTGCCCATTGCTTTCGGTATGTTTATCATCAACATCCCGGGTGCGAGAGAAGTCGTGTGGGGCGTGACCGATGATGCGGGGCATTTCGTCGAAGGCGAGGACAGGGGGCTTTTAGGCTACCTTTATTTCGGCGTCGAAAAAGTCATTTATCCGCCGCTGATCTTTTTGGGCATCGGCGCGATGACTGACTTCGGTCCGTTGATCGCCAATCCGAAAAGCATGCTGATCGGAGCGGCGGCGCAGTTCGGCGTATTCTTTACATTGTTCGGAGCGGTCGTTTTAGGATTCGATGCCGCTGCCGCGGCTTCCATCGCCATTATCGGCGGCGCGGACGGGCCTACGGCGATTTATCTGACGCAGGCGCTGTCTAAGTTTACGAACGAAGACCTGCTTGCGACCATCGCCATAGCGGCCTATTCGTATATGGCTCTGATCCCGATCATCCAACGGCCGATCATGAAAGCGCTGACCACCAAAAAGGAACGCGCCATCAAGATGAAACAACTTCGTACGGTCACCAAACTGGAGAAGATCATATTCCCGTTATTGGTGACGCTGGTCGTAGGGCTGTTGCTCCCCGATGCGATCCCTTTGCTCGGCATGCTCATGCTCGGAAACCTTATGAAAGAGAGCGGCGTCGTGGATCGCCTGTCTTCGCAGGCGCAGAACGGTCTGATGAATACGATCACGATCTTCCTCGGGATATGCGTTGGATGTAAAGCGTACGGAGAAGTATTCCTCGCGTTCAGTACTTTGAAAATCATTTTGCTGGGACTGTTTGCGTTCTGCATGGGAACTGTCGGCGGTCTGTTGATGGCAAAACTCATGAACAAACTTTCGGGCGGAAAGATCAATCCTTTGATAGGTTCTGCGGGCGTTTCGGCGGTGCCGATGGCGGCGCGTATATCCGAAAACGTAGGCAGGGAAGCCGATCCGAACAATCACTTGCTGATGCATGCGATGGGGCCGAATGTGGCGGGCGTGATAGGGTCCGCGGTCGCGGCTGGTTTCCTGCTCGCATGTTTCGGCGGCTAA
- a CDS encoding OadG family protein yields MNFLLLAESADKVVQRISIPESLLYALIGFVVTFLGIAILIFFVWAMGKVMGVVNSRKSEKSKETSPEPAVETTAEDGISEEIKVAIIAAIAAYYDGENTSCEFKVKRIRRL; encoded by the coding sequence ATGAATTTTTTATTACTCGCAGAGAGCGCCGATAAGGTCGTTCAAAGAATTTCCATTCCCGAAAGCCTTCTCTATGCGCTTATAGGTTTCGTTGTCACGTTCCTGGGTATCGCAATACTGATATTTTTCGTTTGGGCGATGGGAAAGGTCATGGGAGTCGTAAATTCCCGTAAATCCGAAAAGAGCAAAGAGACATCCCCGGAGCCCGCCGTTGAGACGACTGCGGAGGACGGGATCAGTGAAGAAATAAAAGTTGCCATCATCGCGGCCATCGCCGCCTATTACGACGGGGAAAATACTTCCTGCGAATTCAAAGTCAAGAGAATCAGACGTTTATAA
- a CDS encoding carboxyl transferase domain-containing protein: protein MDKIKLLQTRRSKVLEAGSEIRKTISELVDADSFVELSGYSFSKNEFYGEDAEGEGVVTGFATVEGYPVYVAAQNIKVMSGGVSKANCEKILKCLTLAEKNSTPVVYILNSLGVQVGEGVTVLEGLASVLAKSARLHGVVPQFTIVKGEVYGQAALFTANADFNFFLKEGVLAANSPLVISAKSGKNLPKEEVGGAKALDKTNLVSFTAENMAEIRSKIFKIIDLLPDYNSVVVENGADLNRANAKLNQQCSSDELVKAVFDAESFVEVGNAYSPEVKCILGRVGGVSVAAVVFDGEEGTELDQYNMAKINWFLEFAAYYSLPFISFADTLSVAANTCVNNSLVLKQISKFMENFELLENAKISVVYKKAVGMGYTLFAAKSMGYDYTLAFANAKIALFDSVAGAEIELAADGRTREKLAEKYADENSDPVNAAKDGYIDDIIEPQFVKQYLIAALQMLLK, encoded by the coding sequence ATGGATAAAATCAAGTTGCTGCAAACGAGGCGCTCCAAAGTATTGGAGGCGGGAAGCGAGATACGTAAAACGATTTCCGAACTCGTAGATGCCGACAGTTTTGTGGAACTTTCCGGGTACAGTTTTTCCAAAAACGAGTTTTACGGAGAGGATGCCGAAGGCGAAGGCGTGGTCACGGGATTTGCGACCGTAGAAGGGTATCCCGTTTACGTCGCGGCGCAGAATATTAAAGTGATGAGCGGCGGCGTCAGCAAGGCGAACTGCGAAAAAATCTTGAAATGCCTTACCTTGGCGGAAAAAAATTCGACGCCCGTCGTCTATATTCTCAACAGCCTCGGCGTTCAAGTCGGCGAAGGCGTCACCGTTCTGGAGGGGCTTGCCTCCGTTTTGGCTAAATCCGCGCGTTTGCACGGCGTCGTGCCGCAATTTACGATCGTGAAAGGCGAAGTGTACGGACAGGCCGCGCTGTTTACGGCGAACGCGGATTTCAATTTCTTTTTAAAGGAAGGCGTTCTGGCTGCCAACAGCCCGCTCGTCATTTCCGCAAAGAGCGGCAAAAATCTTCCCAAAGAGGAAGTTGGCGGCGCAAAGGCGCTCGATAAAACCAACCTCGTTTCCTTTACCGCGGAAAACATGGCGGAGATCCGCTCGAAGATCTTTAAGATCATAGACCTTTTACCCGATTACAATTCGGTAGTCGTGGAAAACGGTGCTGACCTCAATCGGGCGAACGCGAAACTCAACCAGCAATGTTCTTCCGACGAACTTGTAAAGGCTGTCTTCGACGCCGAAAGTTTTGTCGAGGTCGGCAACGCATATTCGCCCGAAGTAAAATGTATTCTGGGCCGCGTGGGCGGCGTATCCGTTGCGGCTGTCGTATTTGACGGTGAAGAGGGAACGGAACTCGACCAGTATAACATGGCGAAGATCAATTGGTTCCTGGAATTTGCAGCCTATTACAGCCTGCCTTTCATAAGTTTTGCCGACACGCTTTCGGTTGCGGCGAATACCTGCGTGAACAATTCGCTCGTTTTAAAACAGATATCCAAATTTATGGAGAATTTTGAACTGCTTGAAAACGCCAAAATTTCCGTCGTCTATAAAAAGGCCGTCGGCATGGGGTACACGCTTTTTGCGGCGAAATCCATGGGGTATGATTATACGTTGGCGTTTGCGAATGCGAAGATAGCGCTGTTTGACAGCGTGGCGGGTGCGGAGATTGAACTTGCCGCCGACGGGAGAACGCGCGAAAAATTGGCGGAAAAATACGCGGATGAAAATTCCGACCCCGTGAACGCGGCGAAAGACGGATATATCGACGATATCATCGAACCGCAGTTCGTAAAACAGTATCTGATAGCAGCGCTGCAAATGCTGCTCAAATGA
- a CDS encoding biotin/lipoyl-containing protein, protein MRKFIVTINGNDYEVGVEEIGAEERVVNTIAAAPVAAAPAQQAAPAAAVNGEKILSPFPGLIKKLLVAEGSAVKKDQPILVLEAMKMDNDITAPCDGKVSFKTAVGNNVETNAVLAIIG, encoded by the coding sequence ATGCGTAAATTTATAGTAACCATCAACGGAAACGATTATGAAGTCGGAGTAGAAGAAATCGGCGCCGAAGAACGCGTCGTAAACACGATTGCAGCCGCACCCGTAGCGGCTGCCCCCGCGCAGCAGGCGGCGCCCGCTGCGGCGGTAAACGGTGAAAAAATTCTTTCGCCCTTTCCCGGACTCATCAAAAAACTTCTGGTCGCGGAAGGTTCAGCAGTGAAAAAGGATCAGCCCATCCTCGTCCTCGAAGCGATGAAAATGGACAACGATATCACCGCTCCCTGCGACGGCAAAGTTTCCTTTAAAACGGCTGTCGGCAACAATGTCGAAACGAATGCAGTTCTGGCCATCATCGGTTAA